The proteins below come from a single Erythrobacter sp. SG61-1L genomic window:
- a CDS encoding TolC family protein, with amino-acid sequence MRKTILLLLPLMAIAAPLAAEPGLPDAAAVNTALDDHPSVVTARARVEAARADARARAKGVHEVTFTGAYNRRTIDQEGTFDEYDAQLSRAFRLPGKAKLDREIGQHGVEAAENMAEDAKHQAALLLAGHWWDWLEATAEAEVDRQAVANYEQALGAVKRRVELKDAAPLEADQVEAALGTARLMAEESTGRANVARARLAAHFPALAVPLEAPPVPQPAIPEGGLEHYRELVLTNSHEIAAADAQARKMDSLAERTRREKVADPSFGVRMFSERGGAEKGAGLLFSIPLGGGHRAALSDQAAADASAAQADAQLARFSVREMADSDVAEASFRFEAWKRAREGLNAQIAALSKMRKGFELGEIDLADRLLAERMVHDAFRAEATARTEAQRAITKLRIDSHQLWLGD; translated from the coding sequence ATGCGCAAGACGATCCTTCTCCTGCTGCCCCTGATGGCTATCGCTGCACCGCTCGCGGCAGAGCCGGGCCTGCCCGACGCGGCGGCGGTGAACACCGCGCTCGACGATCATCCTTCGGTGGTGACGGCCCGCGCCCGGGTGGAGGCCGCCCGCGCCGACGCCCGCGCTCGCGCCAAGGGCGTGCATGAAGTGACGTTCACCGGTGCCTACAATCGCCGCACGATCGACCAGGAAGGCACGTTTGACGAATATGACGCGCAGCTTAGCCGCGCCTTCCGTTTGCCCGGCAAGGCAAAGCTTGACCGGGAGATCGGCCAGCACGGCGTCGAAGCGGCGGAGAACATGGCCGAGGATGCCAAGCATCAGGCCGCGCTGCTGCTTGCCGGCCATTGGTGGGACTGGCTGGAAGCCACCGCCGAAGCCGAGGTCGACCGGCAGGCCGTAGCCAATTACGAACAGGCGCTTGGCGCCGTGAAGCGCCGGGTGGAACTGAAGGATGCCGCCCCGCTCGAAGCCGATCAGGTGGAGGCCGCGCTTGGCACGGCGCGGCTGATGGCCGAAGAATCGACCGGCCGCGCCAATGTCGCCCGGGCACGGCTTGCGGCGCATTTCCCCGCACTGGCCGTGCCGCTGGAAGCGCCGCCGGTGCCCCAGCCCGCGATCCCCGAGGGCGGGCTGGAGCATTATCGCGAACTGGTGCTGACCAACAGCCACGAGATTGCCGCGGCCGATGCCCAGGCGCGCAAGATGGACAGCCTTGCCGAACGGACCCGGCGCGAGAAGGTGGCCGACCCATCCTTCGGTGTGCGGATGTTCTCGGAACGTGGCGGTGCTGAAAAGGGCGCAGGCCTGCTCTTCTCCATCCCGCTGGGCGGCGGCCATCGCGCGGCGCTGAGCGATCAGGCAGCGGCGGATGCCAGCGCGGCTCAGGCCGATGCGCAGCTCGCGCGTTTTTCCGTTCGGGAGATGGCGGATTCGGACGTGGCCGAGGCGAGTTTCCGTTTCGAAGCTTGGAAGCGCGCGCGTGAAGGCCTCAATGCCCAGATCGCGGCGCTGAGCAAAATGCGGAAGGGTTTCGAACTGGGCGAAATCGATCTGGCGGACCGGCTGCTGGCCGAGCGAATGGTGCACGATGCCTTCCGCGCCGAAGCTACTGCCCGCACCGAAGCCCAGCGCGCGATTACCAAGCTGCGGATCGACAGCCACCAATTGTGGCTGGGAGACTAG
- a CDS encoding DUF1134 domain-containing protein: MRAVLGALACAALLAAQPAAAQIETVDPSATIDGDLASPQPTYQPTYSPPPAEDPPVVDPYPTPEERDRVLDLPPASATPAAPADASDAATQAATTSQGETYKKDDLIGAAEGVFGKGAEGLARMIEDILKKQGEPNAYIVGREGGGAFIFGARYGSGTLYHKVEGQQPVYWRGPSLGVDVGANAANTFVLVYNLFDTQDLFETYGAGEGQAYLIGGFHVSYLRKGDVVLIPVRMGAGLRLGINVGYMKFSKKQKWLPF; this comes from the coding sequence ATGCGGGCCGTGCTCGGCGCGCTGGCTTGCGCCGCGTTGCTGGCAGCGCAGCCGGCCGCCGCGCAGATCGAGACGGTCGATCCATCGGCCACGATCGACGGCGATCTGGCCAGCCCCCAGCCGACCTACCAGCCGACATATTCCCCGCCGCCGGCGGAAGATCCCCCGGTGGTCGATCCCTATCCCACGCCGGAAGAGCGGGACCGCGTGCTGGACCTGCCCCCTGCCAGTGCGACGCCGGCCGCACCGGCGGACGCTTCCGATGCCGCCACGCAGGCTGCCACCACCAGCCAGGGCGAAACCTACAAGAAGGACGATCTGATCGGCGCGGCCGAAGGCGTGTTCGGCAAGGGCGCGGAAGGCCTCGCCCGCATGATCGAGGACATCCTGAAGAAGCAGGGCGAGCCCAATGCCTATATCGTCGGGCGCGAAGGCGGCGGCGCGTTCATCTTCGGCGCACGCTATGGCTCGGGCACGCTCTATCACAAGGTGGAAGGCCAGCAGCCGGTCTACTGGCGTGGCCCGTCGCTGGGCGTGGATGTGGGCGCGAATGCTGCCAACACCTTCGTGCTGGTCTACAATTTGTTCGACACGCAAGACCTGTTCGAAACCTATGGCGCAGGGGAAGGGCAGGCCTATCTGATCGGCGGCTTCCACGTTTCCTATCTGCGCAAGGGCGATGTGGTGCTGATCCCGGTGCGCATGGGCGCGGGCCTGCGGCTGGGGATCAATGTGGGCTACATGAAGTTCTCTAAGAAGCAGAAGTGGCTGCCCTTCTGA
- a CDS encoding amino acid aminotransferase, protein MLENLTQQPPDALLALIKLYDADTRADKIDLGVGVYRTDDGATPVFAAIKAAERKLVEEQDSKAYLGPEGDMGFVHALMPYIFGSDPTMGGRIEGMQTPGGTGAVRLALALAKRSGVGTVWMGTPSWPNHAQILKDLDMPLQGFNHAGADGTADMDALRAALKQAAKGDAVLLHGCCHNPTGIDYTDAQWDEIAALLAETGVLPILDLAYQGLGMGMEADAYGVRKVLASVPEALIAYSCDKNFGLYRDRVGAVYAMAADAGQVDAILSNGHTLARAAWSMPPDHGAAAVRLILRDPAFTQMWLDELDDMRARMRQVRDRLGAAGKVGTLDLTPCGTQNGLFSMLALTPEQILKLREDHGVYMAGSGRINIAGLTMGNIEKFIAALAAVTA, encoded by the coding sequence ATGCTAGAGAACCTCACCCAGCAGCCGCCCGACGCGCTTCTTGCGCTGATCAAGCTCTATGACGCGGACACCCGTGCCGACAAGATCGACCTTGGCGTGGGCGTCTATCGCACGGACGACGGCGCGACACCCGTGTTCGCCGCGATCAAGGCGGCAGAGCGCAAGCTGGTGGAAGAACAGGATTCCAAGGCCTACCTCGGGCCGGAAGGCGATATGGGCTTCGTCCATGCGCTGATGCCCTACATCTTCGGCTCGGACCCCACGATGGGCGGCCGCATCGAAGGCATGCAGACGCCGGGCGGTACCGGCGCCGTGCGTCTTGCACTGGCCCTGGCCAAGCGTTCGGGCGTGGGCACTGTGTGGATGGGCACGCCCAGCTGGCCGAACCATGCCCAGATCCTGAAGGATCTCGACATGCCGCTGCAGGGCTTCAACCATGCTGGCGCAGATGGCACGGCCGATATGGACGCGCTACGCGCCGCGCTGAAGCAGGCCGCCAAGGGCGATGCCGTGCTGCTGCACGGCTGCTGCCACAACCCTACCGGCATCGACTACACCGATGCCCAGTGGGACGAGATTGCCGCCCTGCTTGCCGAAACCGGCGTGCTGCCGATCCTCGATCTGGCCTATCAGGGCCTGGGCATGGGGATGGAAGCGGATGCCTATGGCGTGCGCAAGGTGCTGGCCTCGGTGCCCGAGGCCCTGATCGCCTACAGCTGCGACAAGAATTTCGGCCTCTATCGCGACCGCGTGGGTGCGGTTTACGCGATGGCTGCCGATGCCGGTCAGGTCGATGCGATCCTTTCCAATGGCCACACTCTGGCCCGTGCGGCATGGTCGATGCCGCCGGATCACGGCGCGGCTGCCGTTCGCCTGATCCTGCGCGATCCGGCCTTCACCCAGATGTGGCTGGACGAGCTGGACGATATGCGTGCTCGCATGCGTCAGGTGCGTGATCGCCTTGGCGCGGCAGGCAAGGTCGGCACGCTCGACCTTACGCCCTGCGGGACTCAGAACGGCCTGTTCTCCATGCTGGCGCTGACGCCGGAACAGATTCTCAAGCTGCGTGAAGACCACGGCGTCTACATGGCGGGTTCCGGGCGCATCAACATCGCTGGTCTGACCATGGGCAATATCGAAAAGTTCATCGCCGCTCTTGCAGCGGTTACGGCCTGA
- a CDS encoding CusA/CzcA family heavy metal efflux RND transporter — MLRTLVEKALSLRLAVLGIAALLAAIGGWSFANLPIDAFPDISSTQVKIILKAPGMTPEEVESRVIAPIEMEMLGIPNQSVLRSVAKYAIADITIDFSDKTDIYWARSQVSERLNAVMGDLPATVEGGMAPISTPLSDMYMFTLEGPQSLAEKRRVLDWIVRPALRTVPGVADVNALGGYVETFEVAPNNGALAAAGLSTADLAAAIEGGNRNDGAGRLVTGEEALIVRSTGAIRTLDDLASVVVKTANGAVVRVGDVANVRIGSRTRYGAVTENGKGEAVEGLVIGLRGADAAKVVDGVKTRLEELKPSLPEGMKVVPFYDRSELISHAVGTVEEALLEATVLVVILLLLFLGDFRASVIVALALPMAALLTFIFMRAIGLTANLMSLGGLAIAVGMLVDGAVVVVENVVERLSDPKHARAGKLHNIFIASAEVAKPVASGMAIIALVFLPLLTLEGLEGKLFSPVALTIVLALLSALLLSLTLIPVLAYYLLKVKEGHHEPWVMRKLSPFYARTLGAAFAHKKRVFAIAGASLLVTVGAYTVTGKTFLPTMDEGSVVLQLAKLPTVSLDHSIAGDLKVEKAVMEAVPEVEQMVMRVGSDEIGLDPMGLNESDGFIKLKPRSEWRVKDKEWLVDEIRKVLAQFPGIEPSYTQPIEMRTSEMLTGARGDLALKLFGPDLGELSRLAGQIQTRLETIDGTSEAMTVANDQVDYLQVDIDRVAAGRAGMPINDLQDMMRAQVEGMQAGVVAEGSRRVPIMLRADGTQGLTPQSFADQLFRSPSGQLVRASDIAQVRRVEGPVKLEHENGSRFAMVQAFVSGRDLVGYVEEAKADIAQNVDLPPGYRIVWGGQFENQQRASARLAVVLPISILMIFAILYFTLGSIRASLLILVNIPFAMVGGMIALAASGEYLSVPASVGFIALLGIAVLNGLVMVSYFRQLRDEGMSLAEAVRRGAERRLRPVLMTATIAAFGLVPLLFATGPGSEIQKPLAIVVIGGLVSATLLTLVLLPILYNRFGESPAEREAGDLENPVQPVGAEG, encoded by the coding sequence ATGCTCCGCACGCTCGTTGAAAAGGCGCTTTCGCTCAGGCTCGCAGTGCTGGGCATTGCCGCGCTGCTGGCTGCCATTGGCGGTTGGTCTTTCGCCAATTTGCCTATCGATGCCTTCCCGGACATCAGCTCCACTCAGGTGAAGATCATCCTCAAGGCGCCCGGCATGACGCCCGAGGAAGTCGAAAGCCGGGTGATTGCGCCGATCGAGATGGAGATGCTGGGCATTCCCAACCAGTCGGTGCTGCGCTCGGTCGCGAAATACGCGATTGCCGACATCACTATCGATTTCTCCGACAAGACGGACATCTACTGGGCGCGCAGTCAGGTTTCGGAGCGGCTCAATGCCGTGATGGGCGATCTGCCGGCCACCGTGGAAGGCGGCATGGCGCCGATCTCCACTCCGCTGTCGGACATGTATATGTTCACGCTGGAAGGCCCGCAGAGCCTTGCTGAAAAGCGCCGCGTGCTGGACTGGATCGTGCGGCCTGCCTTGCGTACCGTGCCGGGCGTGGCGGACGTCAACGCGCTGGGTGGCTATGTCGAAACCTTCGAAGTCGCGCCGAATAATGGCGCCCTTGCTGCTGCGGGGCTGAGCACGGCAGATCTTGCTGCCGCGATCGAGGGCGGCAACCGCAACGATGGCGCCGGGCGCCTGGTCACGGGGGAAGAGGCACTGATAGTGCGCTCCACCGGCGCGATCCGCACGCTGGACGATCTCGCTTCGGTCGTGGTGAAGACCGCCAATGGCGCTGTGGTGCGCGTGGGCGATGTCGCCAATGTCCGCATAGGCAGCCGCACGCGCTATGGCGCGGTGACGGAAAACGGCAAGGGCGAGGCTGTCGAAGGGCTGGTGATCGGCCTGCGGGGCGCGGATGCCGCCAAGGTGGTGGACGGAGTGAAGACGCGGCTGGAGGAACTCAAGCCCAGCCTGCCCGAAGGGATGAAAGTCGTCCCCTTCTATGACCGTTCGGAACTGATTTCGCACGCCGTGGGCACGGTGGAGGAAGCATTGCTGGAAGCGACCGTGCTGGTCGTGATCCTGTTGCTGCTGTTCCTGGGCGATTTCCGCGCATCGGTGATCGTGGCGCTGGCCCTGCCGATGGCAGCCTTGCTGACCTTCATCTTCATGCGCGCCATTGGCCTCACGGCCAATCTCATGAGCCTTGGCGGGCTGGCCATTGCGGTGGGCATGCTGGTGGACGGGGCCGTGGTGGTCGTCGAGAATGTGGTCGAACGCCTCAGCGATCCGAAACATGCCCGCGCCGGCAAGCTGCACAATATCTTCATCGCCTCTGCCGAAGTGGCAAAGCCGGTGGCCTCGGGCATGGCGATCATCGCGCTGGTGTTCCTGCCGCTGCTGACGCTGGAAGGGCTGGAAGGCAAGCTGTTCTCCCCGGTGGCGCTTACCATCGTGCTGGCGCTGCTTTCGGCGCTGCTGCTGTCGCTCACACTGATCCCGGTGCTGGCCTACTACCTGCTGAAGGTGAAGGAAGGGCATCACGAACCCTGGGTGATGCGCAAGCTCTCACCCTTCTATGCCCGCACGCTGGGCGCGGCCTTCGCTCACAAGAAGCGGGTCTTCGCAATTGCAGGTGCATCGCTGCTGGTCACGGTCGGCGCCTATACGGTCACCGGCAAGACCTTCCTGCCGACGATGGATGAAGGCTCCGTCGTGCTGCAGCTTGCCAAGCTGCCCACGGTCTCGCTCGATCATTCAATCGCGGGCGATCTGAAGGTCGAAAAGGCCGTGATGGAAGCGGTGCCCGAGGTCGAACAGATGGTGATGCGCGTGGGTTCCGACGAAATCGGGCTGGACCCGATGGGCCTCAATGAAAGCGACGGCTTCATCAAGCTCAAGCCGCGTTCCGAATGGCGCGTGAAGGACAAGGAATGGCTGGTGGACGAGATCCGCAAGGTGCTCGCCCAGTTCCCCGGCATCGAGCCGAGCTACACCCAGCCGATCGAAATGCGCACGTCCGAAATGCTGACCGGCGCCCGCGGCGATCTGGCGCTCAAGCTGTTCGGCCCGGACCTTGGCGAGCTTTCGCGGCTGGCGGGCCAGATTCAGACCCGGCTGGAAACGATCGACGGCACCAGTGAGGCCATGACGGTGGCCAATGACCAGGTCGATTACCTGCAGGTCGATATCGACCGGGTTGCAGCAGGCCGCGCTGGAATGCCGATCAACGATCTCCAGGACATGATGCGCGCGCAGGTTGAAGGCATGCAGGCTGGGGTTGTGGCCGAAGGCAGCCGCCGCGTGCCGATTATGCTGCGTGCCGACGGCACACAAGGCCTGACACCCCAATCCTTTGCGGACCAGTTGTTCCGATCCCCCTCGGGGCAGCTGGTCCGCGCCAGTGACATCGCGCAGGTCCGCCGCGTGGAAGGCCCGGTGAAGCTGGAGCACGAAAACGGCTCGCGCTTCGCAATGGTGCAGGCCTTCGTTTCCGGGCGTGACCTTGTCGGCTATGTCGAGGAAGCCAAGGCCGACATCGCACAGAATGTTGACCTGCCACCGGGTTATCGCATCGTCTGGGGCGGTCAGTTCGAAAACCAGCAGCGCGCCAGCGCCCGACTGGCCGTGGTGCTGCCGATCTCGATCCTGATGATCTTCGCGATCCTCTATTTCACGCTTGGCTCGATCCGTGCCTCGCTGCTGATCCTGGTGAACATTCCCTTTGCAATGGTGGGCGGGATGATCGCGCTGGCCGCGTCGGGCGAATATCTCTCGGTTCCCGCATCGGTGGGCTTCATCGCGTTGCTGGGTATCGCAGTGCTCAATGGCCTCGTGATGGTCAGCTATTTCCGGCAATTGCGCGATGAGGGCATGTCGCTGGCGGAAGCCGTGCGGCGCGGGGCGGAACGGCGCCTGCGTCCGGTGCTGATGACGGCCACCATTGCTGCCTTCGGCCTTGTGCCGCTGCTCTTCGCCACAGGGCCGGGTTCGGAAATCCAGAAGCCGCTGGCCATCGTGGTGATCGGGGGGCTGGTTTCGGCCACGCTGCTCACGCTCGTCCTGCTGCCCATCCTTTACAACCGTTTCGGGGAAAGCCCGGCGGAGCGTGAGGCGGGCGATCTGGAAAATCCTGTGCAACCTGTCGGGGCGGAGGGCTGA